The Rhizoctonia solani chromosome 4, complete sequence genome contains a region encoding:
- a CDS encoding S25 ribosomal protein has product MPKAKPAATSGGKAAKKKKWSKGKVKDKAQHAVTLNQATYDRIMKEVPTFKFISQSILIERLKIGGSLARVAIRHLAKEGQIKKIVHHNGQLIYTRATASD; this is encoded by the exons ATG CCCAAAGCCAAACCCGCAGCGACCTCGGGCGGAAAAGCCgccaagaaaaagaagtgGTCGAAGGGAAAGGTCAAGGATAAGGCGCAACACGCGGTTACTCTCAACCAAG CCACCTATGACCGTATTATGAAGGAAGTTCCCACCTTCAAATTCATCTCTCAGTCTATCTTGATCGAAAGGCTGAAGATTGGTGGCTCCTTGGCACGAGTAGCAATTAGGCACTTGGCAAAGGAGGGACAGATCAAGAAGATCGTACACCACAACGGCCAGCTGATCTACA CTCGGGCGACTGCGTCTGACTAG